The following coding sequences lie in one Heliangelus exortis chromosome 8, bHelExo1.hap1, whole genome shotgun sequence genomic window:
- the CNN3 gene encoding calponin-3 isoform X3, which produces MLLIALKYDPQVEEDLRNWIEEVTGLSIGANFQLGLKDGIILCELINKLQPGSVKKINQSKLNWHQLENIGNFIKAIQVYGMKPHDIFEANDLFENGNMTQVQTTLVALAGLAKTKGFHTTIDIGVKYAEKQARSFDAGKLKAGQSVIGLQMGTNKCASQAGMTAYGTRRHLYDPKMQTDKPFDQTTISLQMGTNKGASQAGMLAPGTRRDIYDQKHILQPVDNSTISLQMGTNKVASQKGMSVYGLGRQVYDPKYCAAPTEPVIHNGSQGTGTNGSEISDSDYQAEYPDDYHGEYQDDYQRDYHGQYSDQGIDY; this is translated from the exons ATTGCCCTGAAATATGACCCTCAGGTAGAAGAAGATCTTCGTAACTGGATAGAAGAGGTTACAGGGCTGAGCATTGGTGCAAACTTTCAACTGGGATTAAAAGATGGCATAATCTTATGCGA GCTTATAAATAAGCTGCAGCCAGGatcagtgaagaaaattaatcaaTCAAAACTAAATTGGCACCAg CTGGAGAACATTGGGAATTTTATCAAAGCCATCCAAGTCTACGGCATGAAGCCACATGATATTTTTGAAGCAAATGatctttttgaaaatggaaatatgaCTCAAGTACAGACTACTCTAGTGGCACTAGCAGGTCTG GCAAAAACCAAAGGTTTTCATACTACAATTGATATTGGTGTCAAATATGCAGAGAAACAAGCGCGAAGTTTTGATGCAGGAAAACTAAAAGCTGGCCAAAGTGTAATTGGCCTGCAG ATGGGCACCAACAAGTGTGCTAGTCAGGCAGGCATGACTGCTTATGGAACGAGAAGACATCTCTATGATCCCAAAATGCAAACTGATAAGCCATTTGACCAGACAACAATTAGTCTACAGATGGGCACTAATAAAGGAGCCAGTCAG GCTGGTATGCTGGCACCAGGTACCAGGAGAGACATCTACGATCAGAAGCACATATTACAACCTGTGGATAACTCAACTATTTCATTACAAATGGGTACCAACAAAGTAGCTTCACAGAAGGGAATGAGTGTGTATGGGCTTGGACGACAAGTGTATGACCCCAAGTACTGTGCTGCACCAACAGAACCTGTCATTCATAATGGCAGCCAAGGAACAGGAACTAATGGGTCAGAAATCAGCGATAGTGATTATCAGGCAGAATACCCAGATGACTATCACGGAGAGTACCAAGATGACTATCAAAGAGATTACCATGGTCAGTACAGTGACCAGGGCATTGATTATTAG
- the CNN3 gene encoding calponin-3 isoform X2 codes for MTHFNKGPSYGLSAEVKNKIALKYDPQVEEDLRNWIEEVTGLSIGANFQLGLKDGIILCELINKLQPGSVKKINQSKLNWHQLENIGNFIKAIQVYGMKPHDIFEANDLFENGNMTQVQTTLVALAGLAKTKGFHTTIDIGVKYAEKQARSFDAGKLKAGQSVIGLQMGTNKCASQAGMTAYGTRRHLYDPKMQTDKPFDQTTISLQMGTNKGASQAGMLAPGTRRDIYDQKHILQPVDNSTISLQMGTNKVASQKGMSVYGLGRQVYDPKYCAAPTEPVIHNGSQGTGTNGSEISDSDYQAEYPDDYHGEYQDDYQRDYHGQYSDQGIDY; via the exons ATTGCCCTGAAATATGACCCTCAGGTAGAAGAAGATCTTCGTAACTGGATAGAAGAGGTTACAGGGCTGAGCATTGGTGCAAACTTTCAACTGGGATTAAAAGATGGCATAATCTTATGCGA GCTTATAAATAAGCTGCAGCCAGGatcagtgaagaaaattaatcaaTCAAAACTAAATTGGCACCAg CTGGAGAACATTGGGAATTTTATCAAAGCCATCCAAGTCTACGGCATGAAGCCACATGATATTTTTGAAGCAAATGatctttttgaaaatggaaatatgaCTCAAGTACAGACTACTCTAGTGGCACTAGCAGGTCTG GCAAAAACCAAAGGTTTTCATACTACAATTGATATTGGTGTCAAATATGCAGAGAAACAAGCGCGAAGTTTTGATGCAGGAAAACTAAAAGCTGGCCAAAGTGTAATTGGCCTGCAG ATGGGCACCAACAAGTGTGCTAGTCAGGCAGGCATGACTGCTTATGGAACGAGAAGACATCTCTATGATCCCAAAATGCAAACTGATAAGCCATTTGACCAGACAACAATTAGTCTACAGATGGGCACTAATAAAGGAGCCAGTCAG GCTGGTATGCTGGCACCAGGTACCAGGAGAGACATCTACGATCAGAAGCACATATTACAACCTGTGGATAACTCAACTATTTCATTACAAATGGGTACCAACAAAGTAGCTTCACAGAAGGGAATGAGTGTGTATGGGCTTGGACGACAAGTGTATGACCCCAAGTACTGTGCTGCACCAACAGAACCTGTCATTCATAATGGCAGCCAAGGAACAGGAACTAATGGGTCAGAAATCAGCGATAGTGATTATCAGGCAGAATACCCAGATGACTATCACGGAGAGTACCAAGATGACTATCAAAGAGATTACCATGGTCAGTACAGTGACCAGGGCATTGATTATTAG
- the CNN3 gene encoding calponin-3 isoform X1: MNKERGSTALQQLHLWSCELQIALKYDPQVEEDLRNWIEEVTGLSIGANFQLGLKDGIILCELINKLQPGSVKKINQSKLNWHQLENIGNFIKAIQVYGMKPHDIFEANDLFENGNMTQVQTTLVALAGLAKTKGFHTTIDIGVKYAEKQARSFDAGKLKAGQSVIGLQMGTNKCASQAGMTAYGTRRHLYDPKMQTDKPFDQTTISLQMGTNKGASQAGMLAPGTRRDIYDQKHILQPVDNSTISLQMGTNKVASQKGMSVYGLGRQVYDPKYCAAPTEPVIHNGSQGTGTNGSEISDSDYQAEYPDDYHGEYQDDYQRDYHGQYSDQGIDY; this comes from the exons ATGAACAAAGAACGTGGTAGCACTGCTTTGCAGCAGCTTCATCTGTGGAGCTGTGAACTTCAG ATTGCCCTGAAATATGACCCTCAGGTAGAAGAAGATCTTCGTAACTGGATAGAAGAGGTTACAGGGCTGAGCATTGGTGCAAACTTTCAACTGGGATTAAAAGATGGCATAATCTTATGCGA GCTTATAAATAAGCTGCAGCCAGGatcagtgaagaaaattaatcaaTCAAAACTAAATTGGCACCAg CTGGAGAACATTGGGAATTTTATCAAAGCCATCCAAGTCTACGGCATGAAGCCACATGATATTTTTGAAGCAAATGatctttttgaaaatggaaatatgaCTCAAGTACAGACTACTCTAGTGGCACTAGCAGGTCTG GCAAAAACCAAAGGTTTTCATACTACAATTGATATTGGTGTCAAATATGCAGAGAAACAAGCGCGAAGTTTTGATGCAGGAAAACTAAAAGCTGGCCAAAGTGTAATTGGCCTGCAG ATGGGCACCAACAAGTGTGCTAGTCAGGCAGGCATGACTGCTTATGGAACGAGAAGACATCTCTATGATCCCAAAATGCAAACTGATAAGCCATTTGACCAGACAACAATTAGTCTACAGATGGGCACTAATAAAGGAGCCAGTCAG GCTGGTATGCTGGCACCAGGTACCAGGAGAGACATCTACGATCAGAAGCACATATTACAACCTGTGGATAACTCAACTATTTCATTACAAATGGGTACCAACAAAGTAGCTTCACAGAAGGGAATGAGTGTGTATGGGCTTGGACGACAAGTGTATGACCCCAAGTACTGTGCTGCACCAACAGAACCTGTCATTCATAATGGCAGCCAAGGAACAGGAACTAATGGGTCAGAAATCAGCGATAGTGATTATCAGGCAGAATACCCAGATGACTATCACGGAGAGTACCAAGATGACTATCAAAGAGATTACCATGGTCAGTACAGTGACCAGGGCATTGATTATTAG